The genomic window TCGCTGGGCCGAATGAAGCGCGCGTACTCGTGCGTGCCGCGGGGCACCAGGCCCAGCACGTATTCCGCACCCACGATGGCCAGCGCAAACGAGCGCGGATTGCGGTTGATGGTCGAGAAAAACACCGTTCCGCCCGGCTTGGCCAGCGCCGCGCAGGCCCGGACCACCGAGGCGGGATCGGGCACGTGCTCCAGCATTTCCATGCAGGTGACGACGTCGAACGTGCCCGGCTCCTGGGTCGCCAGGTCTTCGGCCGCGACGGTGCGGTAGGCCACGCGCGGCGTTTGCGCCTCCAGGGCATGCAGCTGGGCCACCTTGAGGGATTTTTCCGCCAGGTCGATGCCCAGCACGTCGGCGCCGCGGCGGGCCATGGCATCGGCCAGGATGCCGCCGCCGCAACCCACGTCGACGACGCGCGTGCCGCTCAGGGGATGAATCCGGTCGATCCAGTCCAGGCGCAGGGGGTTGATCTGGTGCAGGGGGGCAAATTCGCCCTCCAGGTCCCACCAGCGGTGGGCCAGCGCGGAAAACTTGGCCAGTTCGGCCTGATCGACATTGCTTGCGGACATGGCGCGATTGTCCCACGCCACCGACCGGGCCTCGCCTGGCCCGGCGCAAAGACACCGCGCCATTCAGCCAAACAAAAAGCCTTGGAGGCTTGCACCCCCAAGGCTTTTGCGGATGATTCCGGAACAAACCGGAATCAGCGACCCAACGATCAGTTGGCGCGGGTGCCAACCACCTCGATCTCGACGCGGCGGTTCTTGGCGCGGCCTTCGGCCGTCTTGTTGCTGGCGATCGGCTGGGACTTGCCCTTGCCTTCGGTGTACACGCGGTTGCGCTCGATGCCCTTGGACACCAGGTAAGCCTTCACGGCTTCGGCGCGGCGCACCGACAGCTTCTGGTTGTAGGCCACCGAACCGATGGAGTCGGTGTGACCCACGGCGATGATCACTTCCAGGTTGATGCCCTTGATCTTGCTGACCAGGTCATCCAGCTTGGCGCGGCCTTCGGGCTTGAGCACGGCCTTGTCGAAATCGAAGAACGCATCCGCGGCGAAAGTGACCTTCTGGGCGGCGACAGGAGCCGGGGCAGCAGCCGGGGCCGGGGCAGCGGCCGGGGCGGGAGCAGCAGCCGGGGCAGCAGGCGCGGCCTTGGGCGCGGCCTGGGCGCCGTCGCAGCCGACGGCCGCCGTGGCGGGCGTCCAGCTGGAATCACGCCAGCACAGTTCGTTGGTGCCGTTCTTCCAGACCAGCTCGCCGGTGCCGTTTTGCCAGTTGTCGACGACGTTGCCGCCATTGGCAGCCTTCACTTGCGCGACAGCGGCCGTAGCGATGGCAGCAGAGGCAAACAAGACCGCGATTTTGTTCAGTTTGTTCATGATTCTCCTCATGGGAAAAAGCCGCAGCCGGGCTGCGAAAAACGGACGCTTCAAGTGACCACCACCGAAAACGCTGAAATTGATTGTGCCACACGTCCCCGCGCAAACCGAAGCAAACAAGGCCCGCAAGCCTGCGGCCGGGCCGGAAATCCGCTGTTCCGTTGCCTTCAAGCAACAACTCAAAGCCCCTAAAATCATTGATTTTCGCCCGCACGGCCCGCCTGCATATATATGACTTCATTCGCCAAGGAAACCCTCCCGGTCACGCTCGAAGAGGAGATGCGGCGAAGCTATCTGGACTACGCCATGAGCGTGATCGTGGGCCGGGCCCTGCCCGATGCGCGCGATGGCCTCAAGCCCGTGCACCGGCGCGTGCTGTACGCGATGCACGAGCTGAACAACGACTGGAACCGGCCGTACAAGAAGTCGGCACGCATCGTCGGCGACGTGATCGGCAAGTACCACCCGCACGGCGACAGCGCGGTGTACGACACCATCGTGCGCATGGCGCAGGACTTTTCGCTGCGCCACATGCTGGTGGACGGCCAGGGCAACTTCGGCTCGGTGGACGGCGACAACGCCGCCGCCATGCGCTACACCGAGATCCGCCTGGCCAAGATCGCCCACGAGATGCTGGCCGACATCGACAAGGAGACGGTCGACTTCGGCCCCAACTACGACGGCAGCGAGACCGAGCCGCTGGTGCTGCCCACGCGCCTGCCCAACCTGCTGGTCAACGGCTCGGGCGGCATCGCGGTGGGCATGGCCACCAACATCCCGCCGCACAACCTGAACGAGGTGGTGGACGCCTGCCTGCACCTGCTGCGCGCGCCCGAGGCCGGCCTGGACGAGTTGATGGAGATCATCCCGGCGCCGGACTTTCCCACCGGCGGCATCATCCACGGCATCCAGGGCGTGAAGGACGGCTACCGCACCGGGCGCGGCCGCGTGGTGATGCGCGCCAAGTGCCACTTCGAGGACATCGACCGCGGCCAGCGCCAGGCCATCATCGTCGACGAGCTGCCCTACCAGGTCAACAAGAAGACACTGCAGGAGCGCATGGCCGAGCTGGTGCACGAGAAAAAGCTCGAGGGCATCAGCCACATTCAGGACGAGTCCGACAAATCGGGCATGCGCCTGGTGATTGAACTCAAGCGCGGCGAAGTGCCCGAGGTGGTGCTGAACAACCTATACAAGCAGACGCAGCTGCAGGACACCTTCGGCATCAACATGGTGGCGCTGATCGATGGCCAGCCCCGCCTGTGCAACCTGAAAGACCTGCTCGGCGTGTTCCTGCAGCACCGGCGCGAGGTGGTGACGCGGCGCACCGTGTTCGACTTGCGCAAGGCGCGCGAGCGCGGCCACGTGCTGGAGGGCCTGGCGGTCGCCCTGGCCAACATCGACGAGTTCATCCGCATCATCCGGCAGGCGCCCACGCCGCCGGTGGCCAAGGCCGAGCTGATGGCGCGCAGCTGGGACAGCCAGATCGTGCGCGAGATGCTGACCCGCACGCGCGCCGATGGCGTGCTCATCAGCGCCGACGACTACCGGCCCGACGACCTGGACCGCCAATGCGGCCTGCAGGCCGACGGCCTGTACCGCCTGTCGGAGACGCAGGCGCAAGAGATTCTGCAGATGCGCCTGCAGCGCCTGACGGGGCTGGAGCAGGACAAGATCATCGCCGAGTACAAGGACGTGATGGCGCAGATCGACGACCTGCTGGACATCCTGGCGCGGCCCGAACGCGTCTCGACCATCATCGCCGACGAACTGACCGCGCTGCGCACCGAATTCGGCCAGACCAAAGCCGGCGCGCGCCGCTCCACCATCGAACCCAATGCGCAGGACCTGGCCACCGAGGACCTGATCGCGCCCACCGACATGGTGGTCACGCTCAGCCACACCGGCTACATCAAGGCGCAGCCCCTGTCCGAATACCGGGCGCAAAAGCGCGGCGGGCGCGGCAAGCAGGCCACGGCCACCAAAGAGGACGACTGGATCGACCAGCTCTTCATCGCCAACACGCACGACTACATCCTGTGCTTTTCCAACCGCGGGCGGGTGTACTGGCTCAAGGTGTGGGAGGTGCCCTCGGGCTCGCGCGGCTCGCGCGGGCGGCCCATCGTCAACATGTTCCCGCTGGCCGAGGGCGAGAAAATCAACGTGGTGCTGCCGCTGACGGGCGAGATGCACAGCTTTCCGGACAACCGTTACGTGTTCATGGCCACGTCCATGGGCACCGTCAAGAAGACCATGCTGTCGGAGTTCAGCAACCCGCGCAAGGCCGGCATCATCGCGGTCGACCTGGACGAGGGCGACTACCTGATCGGCGCGGCGCTGACCGACGGCGCGCACGACGTGATGCTGTTCAGTGACGGCGGCAAGGCGGTGCGCTTCGACGAGAACGACGTGCGCCCCATGGGCCGCGGCGCGCGCGGCGTGCGCGGCATGTCGCTGGAGGACGGCCAGAGCGTGATCGCCATGCTGGTGGCCGAGGGCGAGGCCGGCACCGACCAGGCCGGCACCGACGCCCGTACCAGCGTGCTCACCGCCACCGAAAACGGTTACGGAAAGCGCACCAACATTACCGAATACACGCGGCACGGCCGCGGCACCAAGGGCATGATCGCGATCCAGCAAAGCGAGCGCAACGGCCGGGTCGTGGCCGCCACGCTGGTCGCCGCCGACGATGAGATCATGCTCATCACCGACAAGGGCGTGCTGGTGCGCACCCGCGTATCCGAGATCCGCGAGATGGGCCGTGCCACGCAAGGCGTGACCCTGATCGCGCTGGACGAAGGCACGCAACTGAGCGGCCTGCAGCGCATCGTGGAAAATGACGCCCAGGAGGCGGGCGACGACCCCTCAATCACTGAACCCACGGAGTAATCCATCTTGAAGACTTCCCTTTCCAAACTGTCGGCAACGGCCCTGTTCGTGGCCCTCTGCGCCGTCTCCACCGGCGCCAGCGCGCAGGACGCCAAGAAGACCCTGGCCACCAAGCTGGCGCAGATGCAGGCCAAATCCGACGGCGCCGCCATGGCCAACCAGCTGACGGCCGACGCGGTGCAGTTGCCGCTGTCCACCTGGTCGCAGCGCCTGGACGAGTCCGTGCCGCCGGCGCGCCAGAAAGACGTGCGCGACAAGCTGGACGTCGAGCTCAAGAAGTTCGCCGACAACACGCACAAGGCGATCGAGGCGCAGGTGGGCAAGGCCGCCGAAACGGCGCTGGTGCCCCTGTTCATGGACAAGCTGAGCGAAGACGAGATGAAGACCATCATCGCCTACATGGAGTCGCCCGCCGCGCTCAAATTCCAGGGCCTCAGCGCCGACGCGGGCAACGCCTGGGCGCAGAAGGTGATCGACGCCACGCGCACCACGGTCGAGACCAACGTCAAGTCCTTCGACGCCGCCGCAACCAAGATCGTGGGCGTGCCGGCCACCCCACCGGCTACCGCACCCGCCTCGGGCGCCGCCACCAACGGCAAGAAGAAGTAAACCCCCCTTGTCCTTTGGGCGCCGGCCTCGACGGCCGGCGCTTTTTTGACCCGGCATGAGCAACACCCCCATCCAAACCGAGGCCCTGGCGCAGCTGCGAACGCGCATCGACGCCCTGGACAACCAGCTGCTGGCCCTGCTCAACGAGCGCGCCCGCGTGGCCGAGGAGGTGGGCGCGCTCAAGCGCCAGGAAGGCACGCCGTTTTTCCGCCCCGACCGGGTGGCCCAGGTGATTGCCAAGGTGCAGCGGGCCAACCCCGGCCCCCTGCTCAACCAGCACGTGGCCGCCATCTGGCGCGAGGTCATGTCCGCGTGCCTGGCGCTGGAGGTGCCGCAGCGCGTGGCCGTGCTGGGCCCCGAGGGCACCTTCACCGAGCAGGCGGCGGTCGAGTTCTTCGGCAGCGCCGCCAACCTGATCTACTGCCAGAGCTTCGACGAGGTGTTCCACGCCACGGCCGCCGGCACGGCGCAGTTCGGCGTGGTGGCGGTCGAGA from Burkholderiaceae bacterium includes these protein-coding regions:
- the gyrA gene encoding DNA gyrase subunit A, with product MTSFAKETLPVTLEEEMRRSYLDYAMSVIVGRALPDARDGLKPVHRRVLYAMHELNNDWNRPYKKSARIVGDVIGKYHPHGDSAVYDTIVRMAQDFSLRHMLVDGQGNFGSVDGDNAAAMRYTEIRLAKIAHEMLADIDKETVDFGPNYDGSETEPLVLPTRLPNLLVNGSGGIAVGMATNIPPHNLNEVVDACLHLLRAPEAGLDELMEIIPAPDFPTGGIIHGIQGVKDGYRTGRGRVVMRAKCHFEDIDRGQRQAIIVDELPYQVNKKTLQERMAELVHEKKLEGISHIQDESDKSGMRLVIELKRGEVPEVVLNNLYKQTQLQDTFGINMVALIDGQPRLCNLKDLLGVFLQHRREVVTRRTVFDLRKARERGHVLEGLAVALANIDEFIRIIRQAPTPPVAKAELMARSWDSQIVREMLTRTRADGVLISADDYRPDDLDRQCGLQADGLYRLSETQAQEILQMRLQRLTGLEQDKIIAEYKDVMAQIDDLLDILARPERVSTIIADELTALRTEFGQTKAGARRSTIEPNAQDLATEDLIAPTDMVVTLSHTGYIKAQPLSEYRAQKRGGRGKQATATKEDDWIDQLFIANTHDYILCFSNRGRVYWLKVWEVPSGSRGSRGRPIVNMFPLAEGEKINVVLPLTGEMHSFPDNRYVFMATSMGTVKKTMLSEFSNPRKAGIIAVDLDEGDYLIGAALTDGAHDVMLFSDGGKAVRFDENDVRPMGRGARGVRGMSLEDGQSVIAMLVAEGEAGTDQAGTDARTSVLTATENGYGKRTNITEYTRHGRGTKGMIAIQQSERNGRVVAATLVAADDEIMLITDKGVLVRTRVSEIREMGRATQGVTLIALDEGTQLSGLQRIVENDAQEAGDDPSITEPTE
- the ubiG gene encoding bifunctional 2-polyprenyl-6-hydroxyphenol methylase/3-demethylubiquinol 3-O-methyltransferase UbiG, with product MSASNVDQAELAKFSALAHRWWDLEGEFAPLHQINPLRLDWIDRIHPLSGTRVVDVGCGGGILADAMARRGADVLGIDLAEKSLKVAQLHALEAQTPRVAYRTVAAEDLATQEPGTFDVVTCMEMLEHVPDPASVVRACAALAKPGGTVFFSTINRNPRSFALAIVGAEYVLGLVPRGTHEYARFIRPSELARFCREAGLELQCSSGLAYNPVSRRYRLTDDCAVNYMVAVRKPVPAAP
- a CDS encoding OmpA family protein; the protein is MNKLNKIAVLFASAAIATAAVAQVKAANGGNVVDNWQNGTGELVWKNGTNELCWRDSSWTPATAAVGCDGAQAAPKAAPAAPAAAPAPAAAPAPAAAPAPVAAQKVTFAADAFFDFDKAVLKPEGRAKLDDLVSKIKGINLEVIIAVGHTDSIGSVAYNQKLSVRRAEAVKAYLVSKGIERNRVYTEGKGKSQPIASNKTAEGRAKNRRVEIEVVGTRAN